A genomic window from Slackia heliotrinireducens DSM 20476 includes:
- a CDS encoding coiled-coil domain-containing protein: MTITKTQFSRRAFLGGAAAFGVALASPLPALADEERTSADVQAEADAVRVKLDDMMTKLEEASDAYYEAMVEHDDAVAAMDEAQVRIDENNAEIADLQERLGGRARDMYRNGRTTILDVILGSNTFDDFLKNWDALDAMNQQDADLVAQTKVLREDNETQKAEYEAQAEIAQEKMDEAQAIEAEAQELVTQYEAEVNALDAEVAELVEKERQAAAEAEAKRQAEELAKKQAEEAAAAAAAAAAAPSNNGGGSEAPANNEAPADTDSDTGGETYDDSSSDDYSEDTGDGYEEDTSSSYSSGGSANYGAVALAEGQLGVPYIWGASEPGVGFDCSGLTSYCYGYSIPHSSSAQYGCANYILPLSQAEPGDVLYTGGHVGICASSGGGSYIHAEAPGSCVKYGSYSLFYCALRW; encoded by the coding sequence GTGACGATTACGAAAACACAGTTTTCCAGACGGGCATTTCTTGGCGGTGCAGCTGCATTTGGCGTCGCTTTGGCGTCCCCGCTGCCTGCTTTGGCTGACGAAGAGCGCACCTCTGCCGACGTTCAGGCCGAGGCCGACGCTGTCCGTGTTAAGCTCGACGACATGATGACGAAGCTGGAAGAAGCTTCCGACGCCTATTACGAGGCTATGGTCGAGCATGATGACGCTGTGGCCGCCATGGACGAGGCCCAGGTGCGCATCGATGAGAACAATGCTGAAATCGCTGACCTGCAGGAGCGCTTGGGTGGCCGCGCCCGCGACATGTATCGCAACGGCCGCACGACGATTCTGGATGTCATCCTCGGTTCCAACACGTTTGACGACTTCCTGAAGAACTGGGACGCCCTCGACGCCATGAACCAGCAGGACGCCGACTTGGTCGCCCAGACCAAGGTTCTGCGCGAGGACAACGAGACGCAAAAGGCCGAGTACGAAGCTCAGGCCGAGATTGCCCAGGAAAAGATGGACGAAGCTCAGGCTATCGAGGCCGAGGCCCAGGAGCTGGTTACCCAGTACGAGGCCGAAGTCAACGCTCTCGATGCCGAGGTTGCCGAGCTGGTAGAGAAGGAGCGCCAGGCCGCGGCTGAAGCCGAGGCCAAGCGCCAGGCTGAAGAGCTCGCCAAGAAGCAGGCTGAAGAAGCTGCCGCAGCGGCAGCTGCCGCAGCCGCTGCCCCTTCGAACAACGGCGGTGGATCCGAGGCGCCCGCCAATAACGAAGCCCCCGCGGACACCGACAGCGATACGGGCGGCGAGACTTACGACGACTCTTCGAGTGACGATTATTCCGAGGATACGGGCGATGGCTACGAGGAAGACACTTCTTCCAGCTACAGCTCCGGCGGATCGGCAAACTACGGTGCGGTCGCCTTGGCCGAAGGCCAGCTGGGCGTGCCCTACATCTGGGGCGCTTCCGAGCCCGGTGTCGGCTTCGACTGCTCCGGCCTGACCAGCTACTGCTACGGCTACAGCATTCCGCACTCCTCCAGCGCTCAGTACGGCTGCGCGAACTACATTCTGCCTCTGTCTCAGGCAGAGCCCGGTGACGTTCTGTACACTGGCGGCCACGTGGGCATCTGCGCCTCTTCGGGCGGCGGATCCTACATCCACGCCGAGGCACCCGGCAGCTGCGTCAAGTACGGCAGCTACAGCCTGTTCTACTGCGCACTTCGCTGGTAG
- a CDS encoding peptidoglycan-binding domain-containing protein, which yields METIQRQDSESLKYSLGERLLYLRTPHFQGQDVEQLQTALGALGFACGGASGTFDAYTEGALRKFQLNMGLEPDGIAGLKTYDTLKHLHKAWMDKPTLGSSSYIGFARAADVLEHNAVCLFGTDEYTRMVASYLSNLALATNPRSKMLSADILLVPPDSSMLLTQIVQPTTATEGMPRVSDDDPSSYAIRLEAAIGSAKSQVDGSAPARIAVEVAYPPADGSEDNLNQAAHHEAIRLLDAFCIALSQG from the coding sequence ATGGAAACGATTCAACGCCAAGACAGCGAAAGCCTGAAGTACTCTCTGGGCGAGCGCTTGCTATACCTGCGTACGCCGCATTTCCAGGGGCAGGACGTAGAGCAGCTGCAGACTGCCCTCGGAGCCCTGGGTTTCGCATGCGGCGGAGCGTCGGGCACCTTCGACGCGTATACGGAAGGCGCATTGCGCAAGTTCCAGCTGAACATGGGCCTCGAGCCCGACGGAATCGCCGGTCTCAAAACCTACGACACGCTGAAGCACCTGCATAAGGCCTGGATGGACAAGCCCACGTTGGGTTCGTCTTCCTACATCGGTTTCGCCCGTGCCGCCGACGTGCTGGAGCACAATGCGGTCTGCCTGTTCGGAACGGACGAGTACACACGCATGGTGGCTTCTTACCTTTCGAACCTGGCGCTGGCCACGAATCCGCGCTCCAAGATGCTCAGTGCGGACATCCTGCTGGTTCCGCCGGATTCTTCCATGCTTCTGACGCAGATCGTGCAGCCTACCACGGCCACCGAAGGCATGCCCCGCGTGTCCGATGACGATCCGTCTTCATACGCCATTCGTCTTGAAGCTGCCATAGGTTCGGCGAAATCTCAGGTGGACGGTTCCGCCCCTGCGCGCATTGCCGTTGAGGTTGCGTATCCGCCCGCTGATGGCTCCGAGGACAATCTGAACCAAGCTGCCCATCATGAAGCGATTCGTTTGCTCGACGCATTCTGCATCGCTTTGTCCCAAGGGTAG
- a CDS encoding polyprenyl synthetase family protein, with amino-acid sequence MAAIMSGIANPPKDFEEYLNVYADAVGDLVNTYIPQGMVADMDCYLYDPLLAYSKNGGKRHRPLICLAACAAVGGDVRKALSSAAAIEHFHTAALIHDDIADEATLRRGEPCLHLTYGMGLAINMGDLGLSLVNGTVMKDPALDDHTKVRVVTELIEMTRRTIEGQAMDIGWARDERYDISPENYLIMATHKTAHYSGAVPLAIGAIVGGATEGAIEALRNYGLDTGLAFQIQDDLLNIEGDPNVVGKDWGNDITEGKRTLMVVHALQNSTQRDRLVEILSSKTTDHDALVEAVSIMRESGSVEYARNYAENLTSIAKNRLVDMLEPSTARDLLLSMADYFVNRLK; translated from the coding sequence ATGGCTGCAATCATGTCGGGAATTGCCAATCCGCCGAAGGACTTCGAAGAGTACCTCAATGTGTACGCGGACGCTGTGGGCGATTTGGTGAACACCTACATCCCCCAGGGCATGGTTGCAGATATGGATTGCTATCTGTACGACCCGTTGCTGGCGTACAGCAAAAACGGCGGCAAGCGCCACCGCCCGCTTATCTGCCTGGCAGCCTGCGCAGCCGTGGGCGGCGACGTCCGCAAGGCGTTGTCTTCGGCGGCGGCTATCGAGCACTTCCATACGGCGGCGCTCATCCACGACGACATCGCTGACGAGGCCACGCTTCGCCGCGGCGAGCCGTGCCTGCACCTCACCTACGGCATGGGGCTGGCCATTAACATGGGCGATTTGGGCTTGTCGCTGGTCAACGGCACCGTCATGAAAGATCCGGCCCTCGACGACCACACCAAGGTCCGCGTCGTGACCGAGCTCATTGAGATGACCCGTCGGACCATCGAGGGGCAGGCTATGGACATCGGTTGGGCCCGTGACGAGCGCTACGACATTTCGCCTGAGAACTACCTGATCATGGCCACACACAAAACCGCCCATTACTCCGGTGCCGTACCGTTGGCCATCGGCGCCATCGTCGGAGGGGCGACTGAAGGAGCAATCGAGGCGCTGCGCAATTACGGTCTGGACACCGGCCTTGCCTTCCAGATTCAGGACGACCTGCTCAACATCGAAGGCGACCCGAATGTGGTAGGGAAGGACTGGGGCAACGACATCACCGAAGGCAAGCGCACACTCATGGTGGTGCATGCCCTGCAGAATTCGACGCAGCGCGATCGGCTGGTGGAAATTCTCTCTTCGAAGACCACCGACCACGATGCACTGGTCGAGGCCGTATCCATCATGCGCGAATCCGGTTCGGTGGAATACGCGCGCAACTATGCGGAAAACCTCACGAGCATAGCGAAGAACCGACTGGTCGATATGCTTGAGCCGAGCACTGCACGCGATCTGCTGCTTTCCATGGCCGACTACTTCGTCAACCGTCTCAAATAA